From a single Capsicum annuum cultivar UCD-10X-F1 chromosome 12, UCD10Xv1.1, whole genome shotgun sequence genomic region:
- the LOC107849890 gene encoding beta-glucuronosyltransferase GlcAT14A, whose translation MERKKCFIPLIFALLISSLFIISVLNSTSHKYPLFHQLTSIHAASSISFVESKLRTSPTRSNSTIPRLAYLLSGSSGDLERMKRTLKALYHPLNFYLLHLDLETSKEDRNELVKFVKTENVFVEFGNVKVIERSNLVTYRGPTMVSNTLHAAAILMKEGGEWDWFINLSASDYPLVTQDDLLHSLRSIPRYLNFIEHTSDLDWKEEYRAKPLIIDPGLYSLNKSDIFFVEPQRSVPTAFKLFTGSAWMMLSRPFVEYLLLGWDSFPRTLLMYYTNFLSSPEGYFQTVVCNVQEFINTTINHDLHFIAWDNPPKQHPHYLTVDDYKEMVDSNAPFARKFGKNEPVLDKIDVELLGRKPDGFVPGSWFGDAKIATNVTSLRPGPGAKRLTSLISSFLSHKDFDKKHCL comes from the exons ATGGAACGTAAAAAATGTTTTATACCTCTAATTTTTGCCTTGTTAATCTCCTCTTTGTTCATAATTTCCGTTCTTAATTCTACTTCCCATAAGTACCCTTTATTTCACCAACTTACATCGATACATGCGGCCTCATCAATATCGTTCGTCGAATCAAAGCTGCGCACATCTCCAACACGATCAAATTCAACGATACCAAGATTGGCGTATTTATTATCTGGTTCAAGTGGTGACTTGGAGCGTATGAAGAGGACGTTGAAGGCTTTGTACCATCCGTTAAATTTTTACTTGTTACATTTGGACCTTGAGACTTCGAAGGAGGACAGAAATGAGCTAGTGAAATTTGTGAAGACGGAGAATGTGTTTGTGGAATTTGGGAATGTGAAGGTTATTGAGAGATCTAATTTGGTTACATATAGAGGTCCTACTATGGTGAGCAATACACTTCATGCTGCCGCAATTTTGATGAAGGAAGGAGGTGAATGGGATTGGTTCATCAATTTGAGTGCCTCTGATTATCCTTTAGTAACTCAAGACG ATTTGCTTCACAGTTTAAGGAGTATTCCAAGATATCTTAACTTTATAGAGCATACAAGTGATCTCGATTGGAAAGA GGAGTATAGAGCCAAGCCATTAATAATTGATCCAGGGTTGTACAGCTTGAACAAATCAGATATCTTCTTTGTTGAACCACAAAGGAGTGTGCCAACAGCATTTAAATTATTCACAG GATCTGCATGGATGATGCTCTCACGGCCCTTTGTGGAGTACTTATTGTTGGGATGGGACAGCTTCCCAAGGACACTGTTAATGTACTATACTAATTTTCTCTCTTCACCTGAAGGATACTTTCAGACAGTCGTATGCAATGTCCAAGAATTTATAAATACAACGATAAACCACGACCTTCATTTTATAGCATGGGATAATCCTCCGAAGCAGCATCCGCACTATCTCACGGTGGATGATTATAAGGAAATGGTCGATAGCAATGCCCCGTTTGCTAGAAAATTCGGGAAGAATGAGCCGGTGCTTGACAAGATTGATGTCGAGCTCTTAGGGCGTAAGCCTGATGGTTTTGTTCCTGGTAGCTGGTTTGGGGATGCTAAAATTGCAACCAATGTAACGTCGTTACGGCCTGGCCCAGGTGCCAAAAGACTAACAAGTTTGATATCTAGTTTCTTGTCTCATAAAGATTTTGACAAAAAGCATTGCCTTTAG